A stretch of Prunus dulcis chromosome 6, ALMONDv2, whole genome shotgun sequence DNA encodes these proteins:
- the LOC117630571 gene encoding uncharacterized protein LOC117630571 gives MSQISSLKFWMANLAKLEFAALDLSGDNFSSWVLDAKIHLRANGLGQTIVDENNASPEENAKAMIFLRRHIHEALKSEYVVVDEPLVLGKALGERYDHQKTMTLPRARYEWTHLRFQDYKSVSEYNSAMHRITSLMRLCGENISEEDMLEKSLSTFHASNVLLQQQYRHSSFKKYSELVSCLLLAEQNNELLLKNHQSRPTGSTPLPEINAASQEVNATSSRGNIHKRGRWGKRGHWQGNKKNRGARSEGLGPRSGPSTNGKNASRNKGKAQMSHVPRNVESPCHRCGAKGHWVRACRTPKHLADLYQASLKNRKVEINYIDHAPPAIDGSSEISRQQNKTHLDVSDFVTKRWNEGYESELD, from the coding sequence ATGTCTCAGATCTCaagcctaaagttttggatggcaaatttggcaaaactgGAGTTTGCTGCCTTGGACCTTTCCGGGGACAACTTTTCATCATGGGTCCtggatgccaaaattcatctacGAGCCAATGGCCTCGGACAAACAATTGTAGATGAGAATAATGCTTCGCCTGAAGAGAATGCGAAGGCCATGATCTTTCTTCGCCGCCACATCCATGAGGCGCTGAAAAGCGaatatgtggtggttgatgaaccgttggttctgGGGAAAGCTCTAGGTGAAAGATACGATCACCAGAAGACGATGACTCTTCCAAGAGCTAGATACGAATGGACccacttgagatttcaagattACAAGTCAGTGTCCGAGTATAACTCGGctatgcacagaattacctcattaatgaggctatgtggagaaaatatatcTGAGGAGGATATGCTCGAAAAATCTCTGAgcacttttcatgcttcaaatgtcCTCCTTCAACAGCAATACAGACATAGCAGTTTCAAGAAGTACTCGGAACTTGTATCTTGCCTCTTGTTAGCTGAGCAGAATAATGAGCTATTATTAAAGAATCACCAATCTCGCCCAACGGGCTCAACGCCACTTCCTGAAATAAATGCTGCATCTCAGGAAGTGAATGCCACTTCATCTCGTGGTAATATCCACAAACGTGGGCGATGGGGCAAGCGTGGCCACTGgcaaggaaataaaaaaaatcgtGGTGCTCGTTCAGAGGGTTTAGGTCCAAGGAGTGGTCCATCCACGAACGGCAAAAATGCATCCCGTAATAAGGGAAAGGCACAGATGAGCCATGTgcctagaaatgttgaaagccCTTGTCACAGATGTGGTGCAAAGGGACATTGGGTGCGCGCATGTCGTACGCCCAAGCATTTGGCGGATCTCTATCAAGCTTCACTTAAGAATAGGAAAGTGGAGATAAATTACATTGATCATGCTCCCCCAGCCATAGATGGCTCATCAGAAATATCACGTCAGCAAAACAAGACGCATCtagatgtttctgattttgttactAAAAGATGGAATGAAGGTTATGAGTccgaattagattaa
- the LOC117630572 gene encoding probable L-cysteine desulfhydrase, chloroplastic, translated as MLCPDSPPMEGGIEEQVTGEDEAEVDAVDEMMADVMVQELLKVMAEKIITFCRYYVLLIVLLPYRTLQFFYHKLSFQVSRASNLDAAEGIENHAPIEPKLSSSFITDSEIQSEFAHHAPGVAMMNNGSFGCCPASVISALQQWQLKMLRQPCNFFLNDLQNRILESRTIVKDLINAEDVDEVSIVDNISTAAAIVLQQTAWAFAEGKFNKGDAVIMFSCTYGAVKNSIKAYFSRAGGYVIEVPFNFPLNSNEEIISEFRKALEREKGNGRRVRLAVIDHVTCMPSVVMPVKQLVKIVREEGVEQVFIDAAHGVGCVDVDMQEIGADFYASTLYKWFFCPPAAAFLYCRKSATYSDLELHHPVVSHRYGKGLAEESFWVGTRDYSPYLVLPSAMEFVKRFKGGVEGIRKMNHDAVVEMGKMLAEAWGTNLGCPPDMCASMIMVGLPSCLGISSDNDAMKLWAHLRKKFGVEVRIHYQAPKDGEVVLTTGYIRICHQIYNKVDDYYKLRDTINQLVHDGFTCALEINDA; from the exons ATGCTCTGCCCCGACTCACCCCCTATGGAAGGGGGAATTGAAGAGCAGGTAACTGGAGAGGATGAAGCTGAGGTGGATGCAGTAGACGAGATGATGGCAGATGTCATGGTTCAGGAGTTGCTGAAG GTCATGGCTGAGAAGATTATTACGTTTTGCCGTTACTATGTTCTACTTATTGTTCTTCTTCCTTATCGAACCCTCCAATTCTTCTACCACAAGCTTTCATTCCAAGTCTCAAGGGCCTCTAACCTAGATGCTGCTGAGGGCATCGAAAACCATGCTCCCATTGAGCCAAagctctcttcttccttcatcaCAGACTCCGAAATCCAATCTGAATTTGCTCACCATGCTCCTGGTGTTGCCATGATGAACAATGGCAGCTTTGGTTGCTGCCCTGCTTCTGTCATCTCTGCCTTGCAACAATGGCAGCTCAAAATGCTCCGCCAGCCGTGCAATTTCTTCTTGAATGATCTCCAGAACAGGATACTTGAATCAAGAACCATAGTTAAAGACCTTATCAACGCAGAAGATGTGGATGAAGTCTCCATTGTAGACAACATCTCCACTGCTGCTGCCATAGTCCTGCAGCAAACAGCATGGGCGTTTGCTGAAGGGAAATTCAACAAGGGGGATGCTGTCATTATGTTTAGCTGCACTTATGGTGCGGTGAAGAACTCAATCAAGGCCTACTTTTCACGTGCTGGTGGGTACGTTATCGAAGTTCCATTTAACTTTCCATTGAATTCCAATGAAGAAATCATAAGTGAATTTAGGAAAGCattggagagagaaaagggtAATGGTAGGAGAGTGAGATTGGCTGTGATTGATCATGTCACATGCATGCCAAGTGTTGTAATGCCAGTTAAGCAATTGGTTAAAATCGTTAGGGAAGAAGGTGTTGAACAAGTTTTCATAGATGCAGCTCATGGTGTTGGGTGCGTAGATGTTGATATGCAAGAAATTGGGGCAGATTTTTATGCTAGTACTTTGTATAAGTGGTTCTTCTGCCCACCTGCAGCTGCATTTTTGTATTGTAGGAAGTCAGCTACATATTCAGATTTGGAATTACATCACCCTGTTGTATCTCATAGGTATGGTAAGGGGTTGGCTGAAGAAAGTTTTTGGGTTGGGACAAGGGATTATAGTCCATATCTGGTGCTTCCTTCAGCTATGGAGTTCGTTAAGAGGTTCAAAGGCGGTGTTGAGggaatcagaaaaatgaatcaTGATGCTGTTGTAGAGATGGGGAAGATGTTGGCAGAAGCTTGGGGAACCAATCTAGGCTGCCCTCCTGATATGTGTGCTAGCATGATCATGGTTGGTTTACCATCTTGTTTGGGGATTTCAAGTGATAATGATGCTATGAAGTTATGGGCACATTTACGCAAGAAATTTGGTGTTGAAGTCAGGATACATTATCAAGCTCCCAAAGATGGAGAGGTTGTGTTGACAACGGGGTACATTCGAATTTGTCATCAGATTTACAACAAAGTTGATGACTATTACAAGCTCAGAGATACAATTAATCAACTCGTTCATGACGGGTTCACTTGCGCTCTTGAG ATCAATGACGCCTGA
- the LOC117631631 gene encoding probable L-cysteine desulfhydrase, chloroplastic isoform X2: MAEKIIMFCRYYVLLIVLLPYRTLQFFYHKLSFQVSRASNLDAAEGIENHVPIEPKLSSSFITDSEIQSEFAHHAPGVARMNNGSFGCCPASVISALQQWQLKLLCQPDHFYFNELEDRILESRYKIKDLINAEDVDEVSIVDNISTAVAIVLQQAAWAFAEGKFNKGDAVIMFHCAYGAVKNSIKAYFSRAGGYVIEVQFNFPLNSNEEIISEFSKALEREKGNGRRVRLAVIDHVTCMPSVIMPVKQLVKICREEGVEQVFIDAAHGVGCVDVDMQEIGADFYASTLYKWFFCPPAAAFLYCRKSATYSDLQLHHPVVSHRYGMGLAEESFWVGTRDYSPYLVLPSAMEFVKRFKGGVEGIIKMNHDAVVEMGKMLAEAWGTNLGCPPDMCASMIMIGLPSCLGISSDDDTMKLWAHLREKFGVEVRIHYQAPKDGEVVLTTGYVRICHQIYNKVDDYYKLRDTINQLVHDGFTCALELNEA; encoded by the exons ATGGCCGAGAagattattatgttttgtCGTTACTATGTTCTACTTATTGTTCTTCTTCCTTATCGAACCCTTCAATTCTTCTACCACAAGCTTTCATTTCAAGTCTCAAGGGCCTCTAACCTAGATGCTGCTGAGGGCATCGAAAACCATGTTCCCATTGAGCCAAagctctcttcttccttcatcaCAGACTCCGAAATCCAATCTGAATTTGCTCACCATGCTCCTGGTGTTGCCAGGATGAACAATGGCAGCTTCGGTTGCTGCCCTGCCTCTGTCATCTCTGCCTTGCAACAATGGCAGCTCAAATTGCTCTGCCAACCGGACCATTTCTACTTTAATGAGCTTGAGGACAGGATACTTGAATCAAGATATAAAATCAAAGACCTTATCAACGCAGAAGATGTGGATGAAGTCTCCATTGTAGACAACATCTCCACTGCTGTCGCCATAGTCCTGCAGCAAGCAGCATGGGCCTTCGCTGAAGGGAAATTTAACAAAGGGGATGCTGTCATTATGTTTCACTGCGCTTATGGCGCGGTGAAGAACTCAATCAAGGCCTACTTTTCACGTGCTGGTGGGTATGTTATTGaagttcaatttaattttccaTTGAATTCCAATGAAGAAATTATAAGTGAATTTAGCAAAGCattggagagagaaaagggtAATGGTAGGAGAGTGAGATTGGCTGTGATTGATCATGTCACATGCATGCCAAGTGTTATAATGCCAGTTAAGCAATTGGTTAAAATCTGTAGGGAAGAAGGTGTTGAACAAGTTTTCATAGACGCAGCTCATGGTGTTGGGTGCGTAGATGTTGATATGCAAGAAATTGGGGCAGATTTTTATGCTAGTACTTTGTATAAGTGGTTCTTCTGCCCACCTGCAGCTGCATTTCTGTATTGTAGGAAGTCAGCTACATATTCAGATTTGCAATTGCATCACCCTGTTGTATCTCATAGGTATGGTATGGGGTTGGCTGAAGAAAGTTTTTGGGTTGGGACAAGGGATTATAGTCCATATCTGGTGCTTCCTTCAGCTATGGAGTTCGTTAAGAGGTTCAAAGGCGGTGTTGAGGGAATCATAAAAATGAATCATGATGCTGTTGTTGAGATGGGGAAGATGTTGGCAGAAGCTTGGGGAACCAATCTAGGCTGCCCTCCTGATATGTGTGCTAGCATGATCATGATTGGTTTACCATCTTGTTTGGGGATTTCAAGTGATGATGATACTATGAAGTTATGGGCACATTTACGCGAGAAATTTGGTGTTGAAGTCAGGATACATTATCAAGCTCCCAAAGATGGAGAGGTTGTGTTGACAACGGGGTACGTTCGAATTTGTCATCAGATTTACAACAAAGTTGATGACTATTACAAGCTCAGAGATACAATTAATCAACTCGTTCATGACGGGTTCACTTGCGCTCTTGAG TTGAATGAGGCCTGA
- the LOC117631631 gene encoding probable L-cysteine desulfhydrase, chloroplastic isoform X1 has translation MAEKIIMFCRYYVLLIVLLPYRTLQFFYHKLSFQVSRASNLDAAEGIENHVPIEPKLSSSFITDSEIQSEFAHHAPGVARMNNGSFGCCPASVISALQQWQLKLLCQPDHFYFNELEDRILESRYKIKDLINAEDVDEVSIVDNISTAVAIVLQQAAWAFAEGKFNKGDAVIMFHCAYGAVKNSIKAYFSRAGGYVIEVQFNFPLNSNEEIISEFSKALEREKGNGRRVRLAVIDHVTCMPSVIMPVKQLVKICREEGVEQVFIDAAHGVGCVDVDMQEIGADFYASTLYKWFFCPPAAAFLYCRKSATYSDLQLHHPVVSHRYGMGLAEESFWVGTRDYSPYLVLPSAMEFVKRFKGGVEGIIKMNHDAVVEMGKMLAEAWGTNLGCPPDMCASMIMIGLPSCLGISSDDDTMKLWAHLREKFGVEVRIHYQAPKDGEVVLTTGYVRICHQIYNKVDDYYKLRDTINQLVHDGFTCALESAVE, from the exons ATGGCCGAGAagattattatgttttgtCGTTACTATGTTCTACTTATTGTTCTTCTTCCTTATCGAACCCTTCAATTCTTCTACCACAAGCTTTCATTTCAAGTCTCAAGGGCCTCTAACCTAGATGCTGCTGAGGGCATCGAAAACCATGTTCCCATTGAGCCAAagctctcttcttccttcatcaCAGACTCCGAAATCCAATCTGAATTTGCTCACCATGCTCCTGGTGTTGCCAGGATGAACAATGGCAGCTTCGGTTGCTGCCCTGCCTCTGTCATCTCTGCCTTGCAACAATGGCAGCTCAAATTGCTCTGCCAACCGGACCATTTCTACTTTAATGAGCTTGAGGACAGGATACTTGAATCAAGATATAAAATCAAAGACCTTATCAACGCAGAAGATGTGGATGAAGTCTCCATTGTAGACAACATCTCCACTGCTGTCGCCATAGTCCTGCAGCAAGCAGCATGGGCCTTCGCTGAAGGGAAATTTAACAAAGGGGATGCTGTCATTATGTTTCACTGCGCTTATGGCGCGGTGAAGAACTCAATCAAGGCCTACTTTTCACGTGCTGGTGGGTATGTTATTGaagttcaatttaattttccaTTGAATTCCAATGAAGAAATTATAAGTGAATTTAGCAAAGCattggagagagaaaagggtAATGGTAGGAGAGTGAGATTGGCTGTGATTGATCATGTCACATGCATGCCAAGTGTTATAATGCCAGTTAAGCAATTGGTTAAAATCTGTAGGGAAGAAGGTGTTGAACAAGTTTTCATAGACGCAGCTCATGGTGTTGGGTGCGTAGATGTTGATATGCAAGAAATTGGGGCAGATTTTTATGCTAGTACTTTGTATAAGTGGTTCTTCTGCCCACCTGCAGCTGCATTTCTGTATTGTAGGAAGTCAGCTACATATTCAGATTTGCAATTGCATCACCCTGTTGTATCTCATAGGTATGGTATGGGGTTGGCTGAAGAAAGTTTTTGGGTTGGGACAAGGGATTATAGTCCATATCTGGTGCTTCCTTCAGCTATGGAGTTCGTTAAGAGGTTCAAAGGCGGTGTTGAGGGAATCATAAAAATGAATCATGATGCTGTTGTTGAGATGGGGAAGATGTTGGCAGAAGCTTGGGGAACCAATCTAGGCTGCCCTCCTGATATGTGTGCTAGCATGATCATGATTGGTTTACCATCTTGTTTGGGGATTTCAAGTGATGATGATACTATGAAGTTATGGGCACATTTACGCGAGAAATTTGGTGTTGAAGTCAGGATACATTATCAAGCTCCCAAAGATGGAGAGGTTGTGTTGACAACGGGGTACGTTCGAATTTGTCATCAGATTTACAACAAAGTTGATGACTATTACAAGCTCAGAGATACAATTAATCAACTCGTTCATGACGGGTTCACTTGCGCTCTTGAG TCTGCAGTTGAATGA